Proteins from a single region of Aureibacter tunicatorum:
- a CDS encoding TraR/DksA family transcriptional regulator yields the protein MENTIEKKRYSDEELKEFEVIIREKIEKARKEVDFIKASLTKSTLGDINGSYGNVKVLEDGADTAEKESLNQLAARQQKFITNLQNALVRIKNKTYGVCKDTGELIPKERLKAVPHTMQTVEAKMKRR from the coding sequence ATGGAAAATACAATTGAAAAAAAAAGGTACTCGGACGAGGAGTTAAAAGAGTTTGAGGTTATTATCAGAGAAAAAATTGAAAAGGCTCGCAAGGAGGTAGACTTTATCAAAGCTTCATTGACAAAATCCACATTAGGAGATATTAATGGCAGCTACGGTAATGTGAAAGTGCTTGAAGATGGCGCGGATACAGCAGAGAAAGAAAGCCTTAACCAGCTCGCAGCCAGACAGCAAAAATTTATAACCAATCTTCAAAACGCGTTAGTAAGAATTAAGAATAAAACATATGGCGTTTGCAAGGATACAGGAGAGTTGATTCCTAAAGAAAGACTTAAAGCTGTTCCTCATACAATGCAGACTGTTGAAGCGAAGATGAAAAGAAGGTAA